A region from the Mya arenaria isolate MELC-2E11 chromosome 2, ASM2691426v1 genome encodes:
- the LOC128219623 gene encoding uncharacterized protein LOC128219623 yields MAEGDVEQTFWEWFVAYRSPSDIKKHHPDFLTMELCCFACTFLTFLHAQRVGGRFKYLWVGVILHGLFVEMVSYWMPDIDSFWHAQGIFTFLGKRLPLYIVCIYAVFIYTASVVVAHSGMKWWALPPAVGLTVVMLDLPYDILGIKNLFWTWHDTDPNIYDRHYWVPWTSYYFHATFACGFTAVFHLSHKIFAPDKETYQYAGVCRETLCMLLAAMFGFPLGVIQFVFIYHPLHDTYGIHTEVCVMLLVVVFGLIVWMGDRNGHRAETFKRRWFLDEIMTEVILHYTFFLYLVFTSKPENNVVTGLHEPVGPCNETNAVQTPFGAILSKKKYLCLENYDEAVFDFHCVDEKPAPGSHWYTICGTPYQNHMEYIVVVCAVCLLGLVWCLTNLRSTGLPGHKHHRGPHIKHD; encoded by the exons ATGGCAGAAGGCGATGTCGAGCAAACT ttttgggAGTGGTTTGTGGCATACAGGAGTCCATCTGACATTAAGAAACATCACCCCGATTTCTTGACAATGGAGCTTTGCTGCTTTGCTTGCACATTTCTGACATTCCTACATG CCCAGCGTGTGGGTGGTAGGTTCAAGTATCTTTGGGTCGGGGTGATACTGCATGGCCTGTTTGTTGAGATGGTAAGTTACTGGATGCCGGACATTGACAGCTTCTGGCACGCTCAGGGAATCTTCACTTTCCTCGGAAAGCGCCTACCTCTCTACATTGTCTGCATTT ATGCAGTATTCATTTACACAGCTAGTGTGGTAGTTGCCCATTCAGGCATGAAGTGGTGGGCCCTGCCACCAGCAG TTGGCTTGACCGTGGTGATGCTGGACTTGCCGTATGACATCCTCGGCATCAAAAACCTGTTCTGGACTTGGCATGACACTGACCCTAACATCTATGATCGTCACTACTGGGTGCCGTGGACCAGCTACTACTTCCATGCTACCTTCGCTTGTGGCTTCACTGCTGTGTTCCATCTCAGTCACAAAATCTTTGCCCCGGACAAGGAGACCTATCAGTATGCTGG TGTATGTCGGGAGACACTTTGCATGTTGTTGGCAGCCATGTTTGGGTTCCCTCTGGGTGTTATACAGTTTGTGTTTATCTACCATCCCCTGCATGACACGTACGGTATACACACGGAGGTGTGCGTCATGCTGCTCGTCGTTGTGTTCGGCCTGATTGTGTGGATGGGAGACAGGAATGGTCACAGGGCAGAGACATTCAAGAGAA GATGGTTCTTGGATGAGATAATGACTGAGGTGATTCTACATTACACCTTCTTCCTCTACCTGGTGTTCACATCAAAGCCGGAAAACAATGTGGTTACCGGCCTACATGAACCTGTGGGGCCATGTAATGAGACGAATGCTGTGCAGACTCCATTTGGAGCG ATTCTATCCAAGAAGAAGTACCTGTGTTTGGAGAACTATGATGAGGCCGTGTTTGACTTCCATTGTGTGGATGAGAAACCAGCCCCAGGCTCCCACTGGTACACAATCTGCGGCACCCCATATCAAAACCACATGGAGTATATCGTGGTCGTGTGTGCAGTGTGTCTCCTCGGCCTCGTGTGGTGCCTGACCAACCTGCGTTCCACGGGGCTCCCAGGGCACAAACACCACAGGGGACCTCACATCAAACATGACTGA